Genomic window (Rossellomorea aquimaris):
ATCACTAACAATACCATAAGAAAAAAGCCAATGATGCAGCTGTAAAAAAACCACTCTGGCATCCCGAAGATCCAATCGTAATCTGAAACCGGTTGACCACCTAACCCGAATGCAAAACCATACCACCATAAGAAATTTATAAGAACAAGTGCTATTCCTATCAGAGCTTCGTGTCCAGCGACCCTGAACCGTTTATCTTCTTTATGATCCACTTACCCTTACCCCTCCTTAAAATACACATTCTTTAACAATTTACGACAAGAAGAAATGAAATGCAATATAAAAAAACAGCCCCGAAGCATATGCTTGGGGCTGTCTTTTTTATATTGAATAAAGGGGGTTTTTCATGAATCATTCTCTCTATTGAAAGAGGGGGAAACTCTTTTGTTCAAATGAGAATGATTTTCAATATCATTGTAATCCCTCCAATAATAAATGTCAACACAAAACTTTTATTTACAGAAGGAAATATTTGGTGTATCGGAATGTGAATTATGGTAAAATTCTAAATTGAGCTTATATTATAGAGATTGAGAATCGAGGGGGATATGCTTGAAAGAGAAATTCAAATCTTTTGGAATACCGTTAGTGTTAATCGTTCTACTTATAGGGGCACTATTTCTCCACCAGCTGTTACAAGTCAAACAACAACCACAGCCTGATTGGAGTAGATCGATCCCATTAAACTACACTTCTGAAGAACGCCCTGTTATCTTTAATGGAGAAGAAGGACTCTTCTTGGCCAGTAACGGGAAAATCACAGGGTTTACTTTCGATGGAGCATTGGATTCAACCAGAGAAACAACGCTAGACACCAGCGTTACCCGTGGCCATCCTTTTTGGATAGACGGTACGAAGGTCATTCAGATCAAGGATGACAAGTTAATCTCTACAGAGAGTAATGAAGTAACGACGATTGCTGAGGAAGCAACAGGGATCAGTACGGCAATGAATTCTGTGTATTTCTGGAATGAAGAGAACCTTTTTTCTCTTAACCCTGCTGATTTATCAGTGAAAGAGGCTTTTAGCTTTTCTAATGAAATCCTGGACGTCTATATTGGAAATAGTGGCAGTGCCGTAGTCCAAGTCAGACAAGATGACGGTCATTCTCACCTGTACTACATGGATGATATGTTACAAGTAGTGAAAGATCCATTTGCACTTGTAAACACAGCAACGAATCATCAAATTAATGGATTAACCTTTACCACAGAAAACAATCTATTGACTATACTTTATAATGAAGAGATGCGAGCACAGGGAACATTGTCATATAAGATTTTCAAGCTGCAAACACCGATAGATGAAATAGGATCTTCTATGTTGAAGCCCACAAAAATTGATTTTACGAACAAAATGTCAGGGGGCAAACTTCAAAGTCCAAGAAACGCACAACTTCTTTCCATTAATGGAGAAAAATCCGTTCTCTTCACATCCGAAGGTCATCGGGTTGGGGATAATAATGCGATTAGTCTATATGTAGCACCTTTCAGTGACTCTAATCAATTAACAGCGGCTCCAGTCAGTACAACAAAACATTTTACATATTCTCCACTTCAGCTTACCAAGTATAGTATTGCCTGGTTGGATTATGATGGAGATACGTATGAATTATTTGGCGCTTCACAGGATGCACAAGTTATCGCCAATAGTACAGAATGGACGAAACGAAGTGTCAAAGAAGCCGTTAACAATTCCGTACTAATGATATTCAGCAGCTTAATCACGATTATGGTTTCATTTTATTGGGTATTACCTTCCCTGTTTCTGTTAATTCTTCTTTATATTTTCAAACCCAATA
Coding sequences:
- a CDS encoding YhdT family protein, with the protein product MDHKEDKRFRVAGHEALIGIALVLINFLWWYGFAFGLGGQPVSDYDWIFGMPEWFFYSCIIGFFLMVLLVIIVVKYMLTDIPFDDEEDDHE